The Myxococcota bacterium genome has a segment encoding these proteins:
- a CDS encoding peptidylprolyl isomerase: MLRPLVHFLAIGALLFALDAVRGALQDVDAGAPIERVEVTPDVVERIERDAIAETGRRPSERELAARVDAWVDDEVLHREAVRLGLDRIDPVVRARLVRNMRFLAGEDDPRTDEELYAEALAVGMDRSDIVVRRRLVQQMRFLLEGAAPAAAPSDDELRAYVASRPERYRIPPRVRLTHVYLSRDRRGDALEADARALRARLERDAVPPDAARGLGDPFLHPTDLGLQTEAQLAKQLGPDFARAALALAPGGWQGPVESAYGMHLVWVRERRDAEDPDLESVRRSALSALQAERDAEAFEAGLARLRARYVDAKGASAPRAGDARHASEAARAASDAS; the protein is encoded by the coding sequence GTGCTGCGGCCGCTAGTCCACTTCCTCGCGATCGGCGCGCTGCTGTTCGCGCTCGACGCGGTGCGGGGCGCGCTGCAGGACGTCGACGCCGGCGCGCCGATCGAGCGCGTCGAGGTCACGCCCGACGTCGTCGAGCGCATCGAGCGCGACGCGATCGCCGAGACGGGCCGGCGCCCGAGCGAGCGCGAGCTCGCGGCGCGCGTCGACGCCTGGGTCGACGACGAGGTCCTCCACCGCGAGGCCGTGCGGCTCGGGCTCGACCGCATCGACCCCGTCGTCCGCGCGCGGCTCGTGCGGAACATGCGCTTCCTCGCCGGCGAGGACGATCCGCGCACCGACGAGGAGCTCTACGCGGAGGCGCTGGCGGTCGGCATGGATCGCAGCGACATCGTCGTGCGAAGGCGACTCGTGCAGCAGATGCGCTTCCTGCTCGAGGGCGCGGCGCCGGCGGCCGCGCCGAGCGACGACGAGCTGCGCGCGTACGTCGCGAGCCGGCCCGAGCGCTATCGCATCCCGCCGCGCGTGCGGCTCACGCACGTCTACCTGAGCCGCGATCGGCGCGGCGACGCGCTCGAGGCCGACGCGCGCGCGCTGCGCGCGCGCCTCGAACGCGACGCCGTCCCGCCCGACGCCGCGCGCGGGCTCGGTGACCCGTTCCTCCACCCGACCGATCTCGGTCTGCAGACCGAGGCGCAGCTCGCGAAGCAGCTCGGCCCGGACTTCGCGCGCGCCGCGCTCGCGCTCGCGCCCGGCGGCTGGCAGGGGCCCGTCGAGTCGGCCTACGGCATGCACCTCGTGTGGGTGCGCGAGCGGCGCGACGCCGAGGACCCGGATCTCGAGAGCGTCCGCCGCTCGGCGCTCTCCGCGCTGCAGGCCGAGCGCGACGCCGAGGCATTCGAGGCCGGCCTCGCCCGCCTGCGCGCGCGCTACGTCGACGCGAAGGGCGCATCCGCGCCGCGCGCCGGGGATGCGCGCCACGCCTCCGAAGCGGCGCGCGCCGCGAGCGACGCCTCGTGA
- a CDS encoding HupE/UreJ family protein: MIARRACRAAALAIAAAAALASGAARAHPLAPALLSLEEGADGVVAVTWKVSRLRPTGSDVAPVLPAHCARLPGAPEIAVSELDVTERFRVDCGERGLVGARIAVAGLDRSRTDALLHVRLADGRSLRGLVSEREPTYVVPERESAAAVAHGYFGLGVEHLLTGLDHVLFVAGLVLLVPGGRRLVATITSFTLGHSVTLSLATLGVVEVPAMLFELLIAVSILLLGAELARRDVPPDGDAGVSWLRRRPWVMAFSFGLLHGLGFAGALAEIGLPHGDIPLALVAFNVGVEAGQLLIVAPLVALGYMAGPRMARLPDFVRRAPAYAIGSLAAYWCFERAVLFL, from the coding sequence GTGATCGCGCGCCGCGCGTGCCGCGCGGCCGCGCTCGCGATCGCCGCCGCAGCAGCGCTCGCGAGCGGCGCCGCGCGCGCACACCCGCTCGCTCCCGCGCTGCTCTCGCTCGAGGAGGGCGCCGACGGCGTCGTCGCGGTGACGTGGAAGGTCTCGCGCCTGCGCCCGACGGGCAGCGACGTGGCGCCCGTGCTGCCCGCGCACTGCGCGCGACTGCCCGGTGCGCCGGAGATCGCGGTCAGCGAGCTCGACGTGACGGAACGGTTCCGGGTCGACTGCGGCGAGCGCGGGCTCGTCGGCGCGCGCATCGCGGTCGCCGGGCTCGACCGCAGCCGCACGGACGCGCTCCTGCACGTGCGGCTCGCCGACGGACGCTCGCTGCGCGGGCTCGTGAGCGAGCGCGAGCCCACCTACGTCGTGCCCGAGCGCGAGAGCGCGGCCGCGGTCGCGCACGGCTACTTCGGGCTCGGCGTCGAGCACCTGCTCACCGGGCTCGACCACGTGCTGTTCGTCGCCGGGCTCGTGCTGCTCGTGCCGGGGGGGCGGCGGCTCGTCGCGACGATCACGTCGTTCACGCTAGGCCACTCCGTCACGCTGTCGCTCGCGACGCTCGGCGTCGTCGAGGTGCCGGCGATGCTCTTCGAGCTGCTGATCGCCGTGAGCATCCTGCTGCTCGGCGCCGAGCTCGCGCGGCGCGACGTCCCGCCCGACGGCGACGCGGGCGTCTCCTGGTTGCGCCGTCGCCCGTGGGTCATGGCCTTCTCGTTCGGCCTGCTGCACGGCCTCGGCTTCGCCGGGGCGCTCGCCGAGATCGGCCTGCCGCACGGCGACATCCCGCTCGCGCTCGTCGCGTTCAACGTCGGCGTCGAGGCGGGACAGCTCCTGATCGTGGCGCCGCTCGTCGCGCTCGGGTACATGGCAGGGCCGCGGATGGCGCGGCTTCCCGACTTCGTACGCCGCGCGCCCGCGTATGCGATCGGATCGCTCGCCGCCTACTGGTGCTTCGAGCGCGCGGTGCTGTTCCTCTAG
- a CDS encoding AMP-binding protein, translating into MTDDEMWSLGDLIEGVEAVLPPDAPALVHDDEVVSWSALARASRSLAAAFAARGAKPGDKVAFYMRNQPAYMLTLAACFKGAYVHVNVNYRYLDDELLYILDDSDAAVVVYAAEFDERIARVRERAGKVRAWVRVGPGEPPAFAESFAALAGERPDAALDVARSADDLLFIYTGGTTGMPKGVMWRHGDLWGALGYGANARANRGARPATPAEHVANVKAHGVGPRQYTACPLMHGTGLLTAIGNFVGGGVTLTTGGERFEAEAALDFVDRARAESMVIVGDAFARPIVDALDAHPGRWSLASLKVVMSSGVMWSRETKDALLAHQPNLTLADLFGSSEAVGFGSSVTSRKAGKGRTAKFRIGDDCRVFTEDLREVAPGSGERGFIARRGPIPLGYYKDPEKSAKTFPTIGGVRYSIPGDWCTVEADGTLTLLGRGSACINTAGEKVYPEEVEEVLKQHPDVADALVVGLPDPKWGQAVTAVVAARRGRAIDDAALRAHVRDRLAGYKTPKRVVAAEAALLRAPNGKPDYKAARALAERAAADGGAADGA; encoded by the coding sequence GTGACCGACGACGAGATGTGGAGCCTGGGCGATCTGATCGAGGGCGTCGAAGCGGTGCTGCCGCCCGACGCGCCGGCGCTCGTCCACGACGACGAGGTCGTGTCGTGGAGCGCGCTCGCGCGCGCGTCGCGCTCGCTCGCCGCGGCCTTCGCCGCGCGCGGCGCGAAGCCCGGCGACAAGGTCGCCTTCTACATGCGCAACCAGCCCGCCTACATGCTGACGCTCGCCGCCTGCTTCAAGGGCGCGTACGTCCACGTCAACGTCAACTACCGCTACCTCGACGACGAGCTGCTCTACATCCTCGACGACTCCGACGCGGCGGTCGTCGTGTACGCGGCGGAGTTCGACGAGCGCATCGCGCGCGTGCGCGAACGCGCCGGCAAGGTGCGCGCGTGGGTGCGCGTCGGCCCGGGCGAGCCGCCCGCGTTCGCCGAGTCGTTCGCCGCGCTCGCCGGCGAGCGGCCCGACGCCGCGCTCGACGTCGCGCGCTCGGCGGACGACCTGCTCTTCATCTACACGGGCGGCACCACGGGCATGCCGAAGGGCGTGATGTGGCGCCACGGCGACCTGTGGGGGGCGCTCGGGTACGGCGCGAACGCGCGCGCGAACCGCGGCGCGCGGCCCGCGACGCCGGCCGAGCACGTCGCGAACGTGAAGGCGCACGGCGTCGGGCCGCGGCAGTACACGGCGTGCCCGCTCATGCACGGGACGGGGCTGCTCACCGCGATCGGAAACTTCGTCGGCGGCGGCGTGACGCTCACGACGGGCGGCGAGCGCTTCGAGGCCGAGGCCGCGCTCGACTTCGTCGACCGCGCGCGCGCGGAATCGATGGTGATCGTCGGCGACGCGTTCGCACGGCCGATCGTCGACGCGCTCGATGCGCACCCCGGCCGCTGGAGCCTCGCGTCGCTCAAGGTCGTCATGTCGTCGGGCGTGATGTGGAGCCGCGAGACGAAGGACGCGCTGCTCGCGCACCAGCCGAACCTCACGCTCGCCGACCTGTTCGGCTCGTCCGAGGCCGTCGGCTTCGGGTCCTCGGTGACGAGCCGCAAGGCGGGGAAGGGCCGCACCGCGAAGTTCCGCATCGGCGACGACTGCCGCGTCTTCACCGAGGACCTGCGCGAGGTCGCGCCCGGGAGCGGCGAGCGCGGCTTCATCGCGCGCCGCGGGCCGATCCCGCTCGGCTACTACAAGGATCCGGAGAAGTCCGCGAAGACGTTCCCGACGATCGGCGGCGTCCGCTACTCGATTCCGGGCGACTGGTGCACGGTCGAGGCGGACGGCACGCTGACGCTGCTCGGGCGCGGGAGCGCCTGCATCAACACGGCCGGCGAGAAGGTGTATCCCGAGGAGGTCGAGGAGGTGCTGAAGCAGCACCCGGACGTCGCGGACGCGCTCGTCGTCGGCCTCCCCGACCCGAAATGGGGACAGGCCGTGACGGCCGTCGTTGCCGCGCGGCGCGGACGCGCGATCGACGACGCGGCGCTGCGCGCCCACGTGCGCGATCGGCTCGCGGGCTACAAGACGCCCAAGCGCGTCGTCGCGGCCGAGGCCGCGTTGCTCCGCGCACCGAACGGGAAGCCCGACTACAAGGCGGCGCGCGCGCTCGCCGAGCGCGCGGCGGCGGACGGCGGCGCGGCGGACGGCGCGTAG
- a CDS encoding Gfo/Idh/MocA family oxidoreductase has translation MAERALRIGILGAARIAPAALVTPARSVDGAIVAAVAARDAARAEAFARKHGIARVARDYAELVEDRELDAIYNPLPNGLHAEWTIRALEAGKHVLCEKPLAANADEARAMAAAAARTGRVLMEAFHWRYHRAAERAIEIVRSGELGRVERVEAAMCFPLPLFGDIRYRLDLAGGATMDAGCYAVSIARHLAGEEPAVASARAKLRSPGVDRALVGELAFPSGASGRVRASMWSARLLDLSARVVGSEGELRFLNPVMPQLLHRLRVRTRSGTRTERAAGEPTYTAQLRAFVRAVDEGAAIPTDGNDGVANMVVIDALYRAAGLPPRGTPEAAAIARSGRR, from the coding sequence ATGGCGGAGCGAGCGCTTCGGATCGGCATCCTCGGCGCCGCGCGCATCGCGCCGGCCGCGCTCGTCACGCCCGCGCGGAGCGTCGACGGCGCGATCGTCGCGGCCGTGGCCGCCCGCGACGCGGCGCGGGCCGAGGCCTTCGCGCGCAAGCACGGCATCGCGCGCGTCGCGCGCGACTACGCCGAGCTCGTCGAGGACCGCGAGCTCGACGCCATCTACAACCCGCTCCCGAACGGCCTCCACGCCGAGTGGACGATCCGCGCGCTCGAGGCCGGGAAGCACGTGCTGTGCGAGAAGCCGCTGGCGGCGAACGCGGACGAGGCGCGGGCGATGGCGGCGGCCGCGGCGCGCACCGGGCGGGTGCTGATGGAGGCCTTCCACTGGCGCTACCACCGCGCCGCGGAGCGGGCGATCGAGATCGTGCGCTCGGGAGAGCTCGGCCGCGTCGAGCGCGTCGAAGCCGCGATGTGCTTCCCGCTGCCGCTGTTCGGCGACATCCGCTACCGGCTCGACCTCGCCGGCGGCGCGACGATGGACGCGGGATGCTATGCGGTCTCGATCGCGCGGCACCTCGCGGGCGAGGAGCCGGCCGTCGCGTCCGCGCGCGCGAAGCTCCGCTCCCCGGGCGTCGACCGCGCGCTCGTCGGCGAGCTCGCGTTCCCGAGCGGTGCGAGCGGGCGCGTGCGCGCGTCGATGTGGTCGGCGCGGCTCCTCGACCTGAGCGCGCGCGTCGTCGGGAGCGAGGGCGAGCTGCGCTTCCTGAACCCCGTCATGCCGCAGCTCCTGCACCGCCTGCGCGTGCGCACGCGCAGCGGCACGCGCACCGAGCGCGCGGCGGGCGAGCCCACGTACACCGCGCAGCTGCGCGCCTTCGTGCGCGCGGTGGACGAGGGCGCGGCGATTCCGACGGACGGGAACGACGGCGTCGCGAACATGGTCGTGATCGACGCGCTCTATCGCGCGGCCGGCCTGCCGCCGCGGGGAACGCCGGAGGCGGCCGCGATCGCGAGGTCCGGCCGTCGTTAG
- a CDS encoding M20/M25/M40 family metallo-hydrolase produces the protein MASRAIELLRDYVAIPSVNPMGRDDVPPSIAGEARYAEHVAAQLRAMALDAVVVGAGDRRSVVAEATAAGARDTVLVASHLDTVPVDGMEIDPFDPRIANERLYGRGACDTKAGMAALVAALQGVLARGTLRRNVVVVGEADEELGSAGVADVLAHLGGRRPDWVLATEPTSLRVVNEHKGIALARVAARGVACHGSNPRAGRNALGLLARAILAFEELADELAARPHGALGPATLSPGIGAGGHAPNIVPDRAWVVLDRRMVPGETVDGVRAELEAALARRGLEHVVVERCESEKGPLGTPADHVCVRRCRNALAACGARAELGHVAFGTDAGAFALHGIPGVVMGPGSIERAHTAAEYVETPEVEAMTRFFTALLESAD, from the coding sequence ATGGCGAGCCGGGCGATCGAGCTGCTGCGCGACTACGTGGCGATCCCGTCGGTGAATCCGATGGGGCGCGACGACGTGCCGCCCTCGATCGCCGGCGAGGCGCGCTATGCCGAGCACGTCGCCGCGCAGCTGCGCGCGATGGCCCTCGACGCCGTGGTGGTCGGCGCAGGCGACCGCCGGAGCGTGGTCGCCGAGGCGACCGCGGCCGGCGCGCGCGACACGGTCCTCGTGGCGTCGCACCTCGACACCGTGCCCGTCGACGGCATGGAGATCGACCCGTTCGACCCGCGCATCGCGAACGAGCGCCTCTACGGGCGCGGCGCGTGCGACACCAAGGCCGGCATGGCGGCCCTCGTGGCCGCGCTCCAGGGCGTGCTCGCGCGCGGGACGCTCCGGCGCAACGTCGTCGTCGTGGGCGAGGCCGACGAGGAGCTCGGCAGCGCGGGCGTCGCCGACGTGCTCGCGCATCTCGGCGGGCGCCGGCCCGACTGGGTGCTCGCCACCGAGCCGACGAGCCTGCGCGTCGTGAACGAGCACAAGGGCATCGCGCTCGCGCGCGTCGCCGCGCGCGGCGTCGCCTGCCACGGGTCGAACCCGCGCGCGGGGCGCAACGCGCTCGGCCTGCTCGCGCGCGCGATCCTCGCGTTCGAGGAGCTCGCGGACGAGCTCGCCGCGCGCCCGCACGGCGCCCTCGGGCCGGCGACGCTCTCGCCCGGCATCGGCGCCGGCGGACACGCGCCCAACATCGTCCCCGACCGCGCGTGGGTCGTGCTCGACCGCCGGATGGTGCCCGGCGAGACGGTCGACGGCGTGCGCGCCGAGCTCGAGGCGGCGCTCGCGCGCCGCGGCCTCGAGCACGTCGTCGTCGAGCGCTGCGAGAGCGAGAAGGGCCCGCTCGGCACGCCCGCCGACCACGTCTGCGTGCGCCGGTGCCGCAACGCGCTCGCCGCGTGCGGCGCGCGCGCCGAGCTCGGCCACGTCGCGTTCGGCACCGACGCCGGCGCCTTCGCCCTGCACGGAATTCCGGGCGTCGTCATGGGCCCGGGCTCGATCGAACGCGCCCACACGGCGGCCGAGTACGTCGAGACGCCCGAGGTCGAGGCGATGACGCGCTTCTTCACCGCCCTGCTCGAGAGCGCCGACTGA
- a CDS encoding tetratricopeptide repeat protein, whose amino-acid sequence MARRIAIAALLVGAVLTLYAPVDGYPFASIDDSLYVTGNPRVQAGLDLDGLRWALTSTSDGNWLPATWLSHMLDVELYGLDAGRHHRTSRWLHALNAALVFAALVAMTGRAAPAALVAALFALHPLRVESVAWVAERKDVLSGTFALLAIAAHASFARTGGAARRAGVIAALAAGLMAKSMLVTLPFVLLLLDVWPLGRVAGARADAGALERALARWGGAERPGRFRAAPLADLVREKLPLFALVAAASAITFAAQEGRGAMVVGGDLAAPERLANAVVAFARYASAQLWPVGLASQVPHPFLPMEGGRGLGAGQVVGALALLGALTAGALAAGRAVGVGWLWFLGMLVPVSGIVQVGPYALADRYTYLPSIGFWIAVVFGVGAPLAARVGRSRGLRRAGAAAIAAAIALLALASALQIRTWRDSLAIYRRSLEVDPGNLAAHFSLAGEYRARGEDALALAHYRAVLARQPRSARAWNGLGVVLHQLGRDHEAAGALERALALQPGLALAHNQLGNVYRDLGRLDDAERAYRAALRAEPSAYVVRLNLGNLLRDAGRDDEALALYEEAVALRPSSGKARHTLAELLAQRGDVDAARAQYEAILAVDPLDAEARVRLRRLARDALGSAP is encoded by the coding sequence ATGGCCCGCCGGATCGCGATCGCCGCGCTGCTCGTCGGCGCCGTCCTCACGCTGTACGCGCCCGTCGACGGCTACCCGTTCGCGTCGATCGACGACTCGCTCTACGTCACCGGCAACCCGCGCGTGCAGGCCGGGCTCGATCTCGACGGGCTGCGCTGGGCGCTCACCAGCACGAGCGACGGCAACTGGCTCCCGGCGACCTGGCTCTCGCACATGCTCGACGTCGAGCTGTACGGGCTCGACGCGGGCCGGCACCACCGGACGAGTCGCTGGCTGCACGCGCTGAACGCCGCGCTCGTGTTCGCCGCGCTCGTCGCGATGACGGGACGGGCCGCACCCGCGGCGCTCGTCGCCGCGCTCTTCGCGCTGCACCCGCTGCGCGTCGAGTCGGTGGCCTGGGTCGCCGAGCGCAAGGACGTCCTGAGCGGGACGTTCGCGCTGCTCGCGATCGCCGCGCACGCGTCCTTCGCGCGCACGGGCGGAGCCGCGCGGCGCGCCGGCGTGATCGCCGCGCTCGCCGCCGGCCTGATGGCGAAGTCGATGCTCGTGACGCTGCCGTTCGTGCTGCTCCTGCTCGACGTCTGGCCGCTCGGCCGCGTCGCGGGCGCGCGGGCGGACGCCGGCGCACTCGAGCGCGCGCTCGCGCGCTGGGGCGGCGCGGAGCGGCCGGGTCGCTTCCGCGCGGCGCCGCTCGCCGACCTCGTGCGCGAGAAGCTCCCGCTCTTCGCGCTCGTCGCGGCGGCGAGCGCGATCACGTTCGCGGCCCAGGAGGGGCGGGGCGCGATGGTCGTGGGCGGCGACCTCGCCGCGCCCGAGCGCCTCGCGAACGCGGTCGTCGCCTTCGCGCGCTACGCGAGCGCGCAGCTGTGGCCCGTCGGTCTCGCCTCGCAGGTGCCGCATCCGTTCCTCCCGATGGAGGGCGGGCGGGGGCTCGGCGCGGGGCAGGTCGTCGGCGCGCTCGCGCTGCTCGGCGCGCTGACGGCGGGCGCGCTCGCGGCGGGTCGCGCGGTGGGCGTCGGCTGGCTCTGGTTCCTGGGCATGCTCGTCCCCGTGAGCGGCATCGTGCAGGTCGGCCCGTACGCGCTCGCCGACCGCTACACGTACCTGCCTTCGATCGGGTTCTGGATCGCCGTCGTGTTCGGCGTCGGCGCGCCCCTCGCGGCGCGCGTCGGCCGCTCGCGCGGGCTCCGCCGCGCCGGAGCCGCCGCCATCGCGGCGGCGATCGCGCTGCTCGCGCTCGCGAGCGCGTTGCAGATCCGCACCTGGCGCGACTCGCTCGCGATCTACCGCCGCTCGCTCGAGGTCGACCCCGGCAATCTCGCCGCGCACTTCAGCCTCGCGGGCGAGTACCGCGCGCGCGGCGAGGACGCGCTCGCGCTCGCGCACTACCGCGCCGTGCTCGCGCGGCAGCCGCGCTCGGCGCGCGCGTGGAACGGATTGGGTGTCGTGCTCCACCAGCTCGGGCGGGATCACGAGGCGGCGGGCGCGCTCGAGCGGGCCCTCGCGCTGCAGCCCGGCCTCGCGCTCGCGCACAACCAGCTCGGCAACGTGTACCGCGACCTCGGTCGCCTCGACGACGCCGAGCGGGCCTACCGCGCCGCGCTGCGCGCCGAGCCGTCCGCCTACGTCGTGCGGCTCAACCTCGGCAACCTGCTGCGCGACGCGGGGCGCGACGACGAGGCGCTCGCGCTCTACGAGGAGGCCGTGGCGCTGCGGCCGTCGTCGGGCAAGGCGCGCCACACGCTGGCCGAGCTGCTCGCGCAGCGCGGCGACGTCGACGCCGCGCGCGCGCAGTACGAGGCGATCCTGGCGGTGGACCCGCTCGACGCCGAGGCGCGCGTCCGGCTGCGCCGGTTGGCCCGCGATGCATTAGGCTCTGCGCCGTGA
- a CDS encoding TauD/TfdA family dioxygenase, with protein sequence MTSPATTTDSARAARVECLPEALRVHFEPGAGPEGAASADYHYFWLRHQCPCCCHPTTGERVVCPSHVDLALRPVRAAATPDGGAVELAWPDGHASRFATSWLAAHAYAPERSGGAAAARVDDHRVEPGPELAARCLARVAERGAAVVFGAGDDTEGLIAQFEALGLVVVPTHFGRIEDLRTDNTTNENTDQLGYTNAPVDLHTDQPFLERPPRYQALHCVRAADEGGASAIADAFAAARVLRDTAREDFDVLAGTPIVFDRRQKRYTKRLVTPVLEVVDDEPVRVRASYFTLGTPMLPFERMEAWYRAYARFVRLVNDERHRVAFRLEAGDFLLYDNFRMLHAREAFTGARWVRGIYFDPRA encoded by the coding sequence GTGACGAGCCCCGCGACGACGACCGATTCCGCCCGCGCCGCGCGCGTCGAGTGCCTGCCCGAGGCGCTCCGCGTCCACTTCGAGCCCGGCGCCGGCCCGGAGGGCGCCGCGTCGGCCGACTACCACTACTTCTGGCTCCGCCACCAGTGCCCGTGCTGCTGCCATCCGACCACCGGCGAGCGCGTCGTGTGCCCGTCGCACGTCGACCTCGCGCTCCGGCCGGTGCGCGCGGCGGCGACGCCCGACGGCGGCGCCGTCGAGCTCGCATGGCCCGACGGCCACGCGTCGCGGTTCGCGACCTCGTGGCTCGCCGCGCACGCCTACGCACCCGAGCGGTCGGGCGGTGCGGCGGCGGCGCGCGTCGACGACCACCGCGTCGAGCCCGGGCCCGAGCTGGCGGCGCGCTGTCTCGCGCGCGTCGCCGAGCGCGGGGCGGCCGTCGTGTTCGGCGCCGGCGACGACACCGAGGGCCTGATCGCGCAGTTCGAGGCGCTGGGCCTCGTCGTCGTGCCGACGCACTTCGGGCGCATCGAGGATCTGCGCACCGACAACACGACGAACGAGAACACCGACCAGCTCGGCTACACGAACGCGCCCGTCGACCTCCACACCGACCAGCCCTTCCTCGAGCGGCCGCCGCGCTACCAGGCGCTCCACTGCGTGCGCGCCGCCGACGAGGGCGGGGCGAGCGCGATCGCCGATGCGTTCGCCGCGGCGCGCGTGCTGCGCGACACGGCGCGCGAGGACTTCGACGTGCTCGCCGGAACGCCGATCGTGTTCGACCGGCGCCAGAAGCGGTACACGAAGCGCCTCGTGACGCCCGTGCTCGAGGTGGTGGACGACGAGCCCGTGCGCGTGCGCGCGAGCTACTTCACGCTCGGGACGCCGATGCTGCCGTTCGAGCGCATGGAGGCGTGGTACCGCGCGTACGCGCGCTTCGTGCGGCTCGTGAACGACGAGCGCCACCGCGTCGCCTTCCGCCTCGAGGCGGGCGATTTCCTGCTCTACGACAACTTCCGGATGCTGCACGCGCGCGAAGCGTTCACGGGCGCGCGCTGGGTGCGCGGGATCTACTTCGACCCGCGCGCCTGA
- a CDS encoding helix-turn-helix transcriptional regulator has translation MSEPTDDRRLAEQRLLPLLDAIYRAATDREAWSDVAKGISELFGGAAVFLNIQTPALNQPAAQFYAGTDPLPSPISLRHARAGLPWLANAGDDLGRRFVRMSEHYPPEMMPGSEFDEDFLRPRGLAPEPPILHLVSPEEAILSSLIVVYRRGDQPAISDALLGVADRLVPHLGRAVDIFGRLQSTEGQQLALHEVIDRIPTGVVVLDANRAPLIRNRMALRIAAAEDGFTFADDGPRASDRETTAALHQLIDSATMPERGRELSGGGFMSLARPSGLRAYPVLVTPVLGRVHDRAMAGAAAVIFISDPEYRDLSLTTVLTTVYGLTPAEADLAQLLAQGHSLEDAAGIRGVTLNTARSQLKQVFAKTETNRQGELLQLILSGVATIDEGGAARARQARGSK, from the coding sequence ATGTCCGAGCCCACCGACGACCGACGACTCGCGGAGCAGCGCCTCCTCCCGCTGCTCGACGCGATCTACCGCGCCGCGACCGACCGCGAGGCCTGGTCCGACGTCGCGAAGGGCATCTCCGAGCTGTTCGGGGGCGCCGCCGTCTTCCTCAACATCCAGACGCCTGCGCTCAACCAGCCCGCCGCGCAGTTCTACGCGGGCACCGACCCGCTGCCGTCGCCGATCTCGCTGCGCCACGCGCGGGCCGGCCTCCCCTGGCTCGCGAACGCGGGCGACGACCTCGGCCGCCGCTTCGTGCGCATGAGCGAGCACTACCCGCCCGAGATGATGCCCGGCAGCGAGTTCGACGAGGACTTCCTCCGGCCGCGCGGCCTCGCTCCGGAGCCGCCGATCCTCCACCTCGTGTCGCCCGAGGAGGCGATCCTCTCCTCGCTGATCGTCGTCTACCGCCGCGGCGACCAGCCGGCGATCTCCGACGCGCTGCTCGGCGTCGCGGATCGTCTCGTTCCCCACCTCGGCCGCGCGGTCGACATCTTCGGGCGCCTGCAGAGCACCGAGGGCCAGCAGCTCGCGCTGCACGAGGTCATCGACCGCATCCCGACCGGCGTCGTCGTGCTCGATGCGAACCGCGCGCCGCTGATCCGCAACCGGATGGCGCTCCGCATCGCCGCGGCGGAGGACGGCTTCACGTTCGCCGACGACGGGCCGCGCGCGAGCGACCGCGAGACGACCGCCGCGCTCCACCAGCTGATCGACTCCGCGACCATGCCGGAGCGCGGACGCGAGCTCTCCGGCGGCGGCTTCATGTCGCTCGCCCGGCCTTCGGGGCTGCGCGCCTATCCCGTGCTCGTGACGCCCGTGCTCGGGCGGGTCCACGACCGCGCGATGGCCGGGGCCGCCGCGGTGATCTTCATCAGCGACCCCGAGTACCGCGACCTCTCGCTCACGACGGTGCTCACGACCGTGTACGGGCTGACGCCGGCCGAGGCCGACCTCGCGCAGCTGCTCGCGCAGGGGCACTCGCTCGAGGACGCGGCGGGCATCCGCGGCGTCACGCTCAACACGGCGCGCAGCCAGCTCAAGCAGGTCTTCGCGAAGACGGAGACGAACCGGCAGGGCGAGCTGCTGCAGCTGATCCTGAGCGGCGTCGCGACGATCGACGAGGGCGGAGCGGCGCGGGCGCGTCAGGCGCGCGGGTCGAAGTAG